One Vibrio campbellii CAIM 519 = NBRC 15631 = ATCC 25920 genomic window carries:
- the znuA gene encoding zinc ABC transporter substrate-binding protein ZnuA gives MKRAIILAATAMLTLPAHAVTVLTSIKPIQMIATELTEGVTKPDVLLQNNASPHDYALRPSDVKKVAAADLVIWYGHDLESFLEKVVTDKGNTLTISEIPDLSLRKFGSEHAHDHDGHHHGTHDPHFWLGIETVQQVANAIAHKLAEIDPEHAATYAENLNKFEVQLKATDAEIKQQLTPVKDKGYFVFHDAYGYFEERYDLNQMGHFTVSPDRKPGAKTLIHIRKTLGTGDVACVFSEPQFTPAVIESVMRGSDVNTGTLDPLGSDIDVKSGSYFEFLQGMSNSFSQCLSEK, from the coding sequence ATGAAAAGAGCTATAATTCTTGCTGCTACAGCAATGTTAACCTTACCTGCTCACGCAGTCACTGTGTTAACCAGTATTAAACCGATTCAAATGATCGCAACCGAGCTAACGGAAGGTGTAACGAAACCAGACGTTCTGCTTCAAAACAACGCTTCGCCTCATGACTACGCTCTGCGTCCATCTGATGTAAAGAAAGTCGCAGCGGCGGATCTTGTCATTTGGTACGGGCATGACCTCGAATCGTTTCTAGAGAAAGTCGTGACGGACAAAGGTAACACGTTAACGATTAGTGAAATTCCAGATTTGTCATTACGCAAGTTTGGTAGTGAACATGCTCATGACCACGATGGACATCACCATGGTACTCACGATCCTCACTTTTGGCTAGGTATTGAAACCGTTCAACAAGTTGCGAATGCTATTGCTCACAAGTTGGCTGAAATCGACCCTGAACACGCTGCAACTTATGCGGAAAACTTAAACAAGTTTGAAGTCCAGTTGAAAGCGACAGACGCAGAAATTAAACAGCAACTTACACCAGTGAAAGACAAAGGTTACTTTGTATTCCACGATGCCTACGGTTATTTTGAAGAGCGCTACGATCTAAATCAAATGGGTCACTTTACCGTCTCTCCTGATCGAAAACCTGGTGCGAAAACGCTGATTCATATTCGTAAAACACTTGGCACTGGTGATGTTGCCTGTGTGTTCTCAGAGCCTCAATTTACTCCGGCTGTGATTGAGAGTGTTATGCGCGGTAGTGACGTAAACACGGGTACTCTTGATCCGTTAGGTAGTGATATTGACGTAAAGTCAGGCAGTTACTTTGAATTTCTTCAAGGTATGTCGAATAGCTTTAGTCAGTGTTTGAGCGAAAAGTAA
- a CDS encoding FeoA family protein: MKLSEIKPGETVTIRLLEGLTSDVRKKLMVMGLLPNTEVKVIRRAPMGDPLQVEVRGVSVALRETIAQNIEVERA; the protein is encoded by the coding sequence ATGAAGCTATCAGAAATTAAACCCGGAGAAACGGTGACCATCCGATTATTGGAAGGTCTCACATCGGATGTCAGAAAAAAGCTTATGGTTATGGGGTTATTGCCAAACACAGAAGTAAAAGTGATTCGACGTGCGCCAATGGGTGACCCGCTGCAAGTTGAAGTCCGTGGTGTTTCTGTAGCGTTGCGAGAAACCATTGCGCAGAACATCGAAGTGGAGCGAGCATAA
- the feoB gene encoding Fe(2+) transporter permease subunit FeoB, whose product MQYQILTVGNPNSGKTTLFNGLTGAKQQVGNWAGVTVEKKTGQYKHAGDEFLLTDLPGIYSLDSGNDSNSIDESIASRAVLTHPADLIINVVDATSLERSLYMTLQLRELGRPMIVVLNKMDALKRERQVINVAELEKTLGCPVVSLSATNKGQVAEFKEKLHKSVVQGVALKEISLNYGEQMEAAINNVSALFNDQTVSNRALAIRALEKDVLVLNSMSDADRNSVENTIAELELDVDLHVADTKYTHLHEECKKVRRSEGKLSRSVTEKLDQFILNKWVGIPFFFVVMYLMFMFSINIGSAFIDFFDIGVGAILVDGGHHLLDGHLPVWLATVLADGIGGGIQTVATFIPVIACLYLFLAVLESSGYMARAAFVLDKVMQKIGLPGKAFVPLVLGFGCNVPSIMATRTLDQERERKLAASMAPFMSCGARLPVYALFAAAFFPGSGQNIVFALYLLGIVAAIFTGLFLKHTLYPGSSDSLVMEMPDYELPTLQNVVIKTWQKLKRFVLGAGKTIVVVVAILSFFNSLGTDGSFGNEDSENSVLSKAAQVVTPVFAPIGVQEDNWPATVGIITGIFAKEAVVGTLNSLYTTPSDGEEAEFDLMGSLEEAVMSIPENLAGLSYSDPLGIEVGDLTDSNAVAEDQEVDASIFGNIKAKFTSGNAAFAYLIFILLYTPCVAAMGAYVREFGHKFARFIAVWTMALAYLCATFYNQLTHFAYSPITSGIWMAAIVAIFLGTYRVFKRVGKKQQGSLEAQVA is encoded by the coding sequence ATGCAATACCAAATTCTTACTGTTGGTAACCCTAATAGTGGTAAAACGACGCTTTTCAATGGCCTGACTGGTGCTAAGCAGCAAGTCGGTAACTGGGCTGGTGTGACTGTTGAAAAGAAAACAGGTCAGTACAAACATGCTGGTGATGAGTTCTTACTGACAGACCTTCCGGGCATCTATTCTCTAGACAGTGGCAACGACAGTAACAGTATCGACGAATCTATTGCATCTCGTGCGGTACTTACTCATCCTGCAGACTTGATCATCAACGTGGTGGACGCAACAAGTCTAGAACGCTCTCTATATATGACGTTGCAGTTGCGCGAACTCGGTCGCCCAATGATCGTCGTGTTGAACAAGATGGACGCGCTTAAGCGTGAGCGCCAAGTCATTAACGTTGCAGAGTTAGAAAAAACATTGGGTTGCCCAGTAGTGAGTTTGTCTGCAACGAATAAAGGACAAGTTGCAGAGTTTAAAGAGAAGCTGCATAAGTCTGTGGTTCAAGGTGTTGCACTAAAAGAAATTTCTTTGAACTACGGCGAGCAAATGGAAGCGGCTATCAACAACGTTTCGGCTCTTTTCAATGATCAAACCGTTTCCAACCGTGCTCTAGCGATTCGTGCGCTAGAAAAAGACGTATTGGTTCTTAACAGCATGTCTGATGCTGACCGCAACAGCGTTGAAAACACGATCGCTGAGCTTGAACTGGATGTTGACCTGCACGTTGCTGACACAAAATACACACATCTTCATGAAGAGTGTAAGAAAGTACGCCGTAGTGAAGGTAAGCTGAGTCGTAGTGTGACTGAAAAGCTAGACCAGTTCATCTTAAACAAGTGGGTGGGTATCCCGTTCTTCTTTGTTGTGATGTACCTGATGTTTATGTTCTCTATCAACATCGGTAGTGCGTTCATCGACTTTTTCGACATCGGTGTTGGTGCGATATTAGTGGATGGTGGTCACCACTTACTAGACGGCCATTTACCAGTGTGGTTAGCGACGGTTCTTGCTGACGGTATCGGCGGTGGTATCCAGACTGTTGCAACCTTCATTCCGGTTATCGCGTGTTTGTATCTGTTCCTAGCTGTACTTGAGAGCTCAGGTTACATGGCTCGTGCTGCATTTGTACTTGATAAAGTCATGCAAAAAATCGGTCTGCCGGGCAAAGCATTTGTACCACTGGTTCTTGGCTTTGGTTGTAACGTGCCGTCAATCATGGCGACTCGTACCCTAGACCAAGAGCGTGAGCGTAAATTGGCTGCATCTATGGCGCCGTTTATGTCATGTGGTGCCCGTCTGCCAGTATACGCGCTGTTTGCTGCGGCATTTTTCCCTGGTTCTGGTCAGAACATCGTATTTGCACTTTACCTACTTGGTATTGTGGCAGCGATCTTCACGGGTCTTTTCCTTAAGCACACGCTTTACCCAGGTAGCAGTGATAGTTTGGTGATGGAAATGCCGGACTACGAGCTTCCTACTCTACAAAACGTTGTAATCAAAACATGGCAAAAGCTAAAGCGCTTTGTATTGGGTGCAGGTAAAACGATCGTTGTTGTTGTTGCTATTCTTAGCTTCTTTAACTCGCTAGGTACTGATGGCAGCTTTGGTAACGAAGACAGTGAGAACTCTGTACTTTCTAAAGCAGCACAAGTCGTAACACCAGTCTTCGCGCCAATCGGTGTTCAAGAAGATAACTGGCCAGCGACAGTAGGTATTATTACCGGTATTTTCGCGAAAGAAGCGGTGGTTGGTACGTTGAACAGCCTATATACCACACCAAGCGATGGTGAAGAAGCTGAATTCGATCTAATGGGCAGCCTAGAAGAGGCGGTAATGAGTATCCCTGAAAACCTTGCTGGCTTGAGCTACTCAGATCCGCTCGGTATTGAGGTTGGTGACTTAACAGACTCAAATGCAGTAGCAGAAGATCAAGAAGTTGATGCGTCTATCTTTGGCAACATTAAAGCGAAGTTTACCTCTGGCAATGCTGCATTTGCGTACCTAATCTTTATCCTACTGTACACTCCTTGTGTGGCGGCGATGGGTGCCTACGTTCGTGAATTTGGCCATAAGTTCGCCCGCTTTATTGCAGTTTGGACAATGGCGTTAGCGTACTTATGTGCAACGTTCTACAACCAGTTGACGCACTTCGCGTATAGTCCGATTACTAGCGGTATTTGGATGGCAGCGATCGTAGCTATCTTCCTTGGCACGTATCGTGTGTTCAAGCGAGTTGGCAAGAAGCAACAAGGTTCGTTGGAGGCGCAAGTAGCATGA
- a CDS encoding FeoC-like transcriptional regulator: MILKELYQYIADKGTVSQSDLAKQFGMSEDGADAMLSVWIKKGKICRLVDTNKAHDVTRVRYSVTKQDGLSLTVTM; the protein is encoded by the coding sequence ATGATTTTAAAAGAGCTTTATCAATACATTGCAGACAAAGGAACCGTGTCCCAGTCAGATCTGGCTAAGCAATTTGGGATGAGTGAAGATGGTGCCGACGCAATGTTAAGCGTGTGGATTAAGAAGGGCAAAATTTGCCGCCTAGTCGACACTAATAAAGCTCATGACGTGACTCGAGTACGCTACTCGGTGACCAAGCAAGATGGTCTATCTCTGACAGTCACCATGTAG
- a CDS encoding VOC family protein yields MTTQLVEKRLAPELMIQDLDAFMAKIEEFASLLKLDLSFAQADHIALRINDTDTAKAAHEAWSQYGKVISQAKINGRPIIVIEFDKALESRGWKIECLELPYPAEGKIYPTESWEHVEFVIPSHAETADEFLADLRHTYPAFGARFNELEELGVKIKLSSPKGEGERLNNPTVAFKYQGICIKLHPHSLKRIVESEQS; encoded by the coding sequence ATGACGACTCAACTAGTTGAAAAACGCCTAGCGCCTGAATTGATGATCCAAGATTTGGATGCATTTATGGCGAAGATTGAAGAGTTTGCATCCCTGTTAAAACTGGATCTGAGCTTTGCTCAAGCTGACCATATTGCGTTGCGTATTAACGATACTGATACTGCAAAAGCTGCGCATGAGGCTTGGAGTCAATACGGAAAGGTGATTTCACAAGCGAAAATCAACGGTCGCCCAATTATTGTTATTGAGTTCGATAAAGCGTTGGAAAGCCGTGGCTGGAAGATTGAGTGTCTGGAGCTGCCATACCCTGCGGAAGGCAAAATCTACCCAACTGAAAGCTGGGAACATGTGGAGTTTGTGATTCCGTCTCATGCCGAAACCGCAGATGAGTTTCTTGCTGATTTGAGACACACTTATCCAGCGTTTGGCGCACGCTTTAATGAGTTAGAAGAGCTGGGTGTGAAGATCAAACTATCGAGCCCGAAAGGGGAAGGCGAACGCTTGAATAACCCAACGGTGGCGTTTAAGTATCAAGGCATTTGTATCAAGCTGCACCCGCATTCACTCAAGCGTATTGTTGAGTCTGAGCAGTCGTAA
- a CDS encoding HIT family protein: protein MSFELHPQLAKDTTVIGHFPLCVALLHKDNAVPWVILVPKRANLKELHHLPMQEQQQFLLESQAVSQALEATFRPDKLNLGALGNMVPQLHIHHIARFKDDVAWPGPVWGNTKGEFRTEEEQNELLGRIKNVLSLSSIFQKA from the coding sequence ATGAGTTTTGAACTGCATCCTCAACTGGCAAAAGACACCACCGTTATCGGCCACTTCCCACTGTGTGTGGCGCTTCTGCATAAAGACAACGCCGTGCCATGGGTTATCTTGGTCCCTAAACGTGCAAACCTAAAAGAGCTTCACCACTTGCCAATGCAAGAACAGCAACAGTTTTTGCTAGAGTCTCAAGCGGTAAGCCAAGCACTGGAAGCAACCTTCCGTCCAGACAAGCTAAACCTTGGTGCACTAGGTAATATGGTGCCACAGCTGCACATTCACCATATTGCTCGCTTCAAAGATGACGTAGCATGGCCGGGACCAGTTTGGGGGAACACCAAAGGTGAATTCCGTACAGAAGAAGAGCAAAACGAATTGCTTGGTCGCATTAAAAATGTGCTGTCACTGAGCTCTATTTTCCAAAAAGCATAA
- a CDS encoding YqhA family protein has protein sequence MKQVFNTFRYVSWIAIICSMAASFLLFVMGAAKTYSAFAVFILNQTPPEALAHLDKADIAIAYLIKSLDTFLVALVLFIFAHGIYTLFISNKAKAKTQDRSVLHWIRTPNIGHLKNILAEVIIVILFVKFLELVLINFDSLDWTILTLPISILVLSLGLKFLGLGATKHSEEH, from the coding sequence ATGAAACAAGTCTTCAACACATTCCGATACGTTAGCTGGATCGCCATCATCTGTTCTATGGCTGCTTCGTTCTTGCTTTTTGTTATGGGCGCAGCAAAAACCTATTCGGCATTTGCGGTCTTCATTCTTAATCAAACACCTCCAGAAGCACTCGCACATTTAGATAAAGCAGACATCGCGATCGCGTATTTGATCAAGTCACTGGATACGTTTCTTGTCGCGTTAGTTTTGTTCATTTTTGCTCACGGCATCTACACACTGTTTATTTCCAACAAAGCTAAAGCGAAAACACAAGACCGGTCGGTTTTGCATTGGATCAGAACCCCAAACATCGGCCACCTAAAAAATATTTTGGCTGAAGTCATCATCGTGATCTTGTTTGTGAAGTTCTTAGAGCTCGTACTGATTAACTTCGACAGCTTAGATTGGACGATCTTAACATTACCTATTTCGATTTTAGTTTTAAGTCTTGGTTTGAAGTTCCTAGGCTTAGGCGCGACTAAACACTCTGAAGAGCATTGA
- a CDS encoding AraC family transcriptional regulator, which translates to MLRQLALLFWVFILSFQAIASSEANAIFYPLPNQVKGTFIAAKKLFPGEQGGLWIHDVHGRVLFYDGQTTLPKSGSFLRNKVEQLAYHKGSFWTFIENEVYQTYPNQERRLVFSLNPGSQIRKIGSSGNYIWVSDGVQFYTYNVETSELNSFSLLQLYQHSNNSYVYINDAIFVETKWALATTSGVYLSEGSKFNHVVSSGKNYIEKVYYSHTRREILVGTLKGALIFNIYEPGKPVIRIGASHVLTFAETNQEYWVGTEQGLYLYSFLTGEVTQVTPASFLELELASTKIYSLLNDNMGGMWIATNQGIRYYSLFSKKFERITFSSYDQQMLSGRIRQTLTGPDGALWFADDHKLYRSNNGSITDVLNVSSQINEFAFQGERLWVATSTGLEIYSLKNLQQVTFPYLQVIAGKTIDHITADGPNRLWISSGYQLFNIDAVNQAMRNFGSEWLVSKFLPAKITRLYDKEELLLIGTDHGVYEYDGERIRFNHFSEKYGESLDIITANDGSQWFASAYGVFRTIPGSSEKQVMEMSVANSRPACLLSDSEGVWLASSVGLSYYHLSGQLMKHYSSSSGLINNEFLPGICNVIRRAEDSDRQLIFGSQYGLVKVDSSKLLVSNTPESKLIVSQVMLENEVMQVGSADLEEMKLPYGSSLSFLFGVMPKPDNQNLYYRLNESEKWQTLEGGQLTLEHLNSGDYHLQVSNDLQLASGLIGLDSRFTVLKPWYLSKLAISGFTLAVIAVLALLTYSRSRYVLQANRDLAAQVTLKTNQLRHQSRVLLTSNQQLRKQIQVRNLLVDHVAQSIKSSIDSIVNKLPSDVDSVTQDHLSKTYWQLNELKSAPEDTSSGSQNYNLSQITQSVVDVWREDFSKAGINVELQDEQKASRISLESFNLDVIFNSIFANIIKRSFRGQLVKLTLEEGDDIVSLSFIDHGTQLPSKASTIRPTSTNNVDLSMDNLPQLVAASGGHLSMFTSDAQNKIEITWPCAQEPSHVEEALPEFAQTQQPQQEEMSPEQEWLMKVYQLVAEHYHDPEFGTASAAKMLFMSERSLQRRFKSASSRTLKDYVTEVRLETACEQLLAGEKISEVAFNCGFNDPSYFSQKFKLHFGLPPSKFAMTQESQTSP; encoded by the coding sequence TTGCTGCGCCAATTAGCCCTACTTTTTTGGGTTTTTATCCTCTCATTTCAAGCAATTGCTTCAAGTGAAGCGAATGCGATCTTTTACCCTTTGCCGAATCAGGTTAAGGGCACTTTTATTGCAGCGAAAAAATTGTTCCCCGGTGAACAAGGTGGGCTCTGGATCCATGATGTTCATGGTCGTGTTCTGTTCTATGATGGCCAAACCACACTGCCAAAATCCGGTAGCTTTCTCAGAAACAAAGTAGAGCAGCTGGCTTACCACAAAGGCTCATTTTGGACATTTATTGAAAACGAGGTTTATCAAACTTACCCGAACCAAGAACGTCGTTTAGTCTTTAGCCTCAACCCAGGCTCTCAGATCCGTAAGATAGGCTCATCCGGGAACTATATTTGGGTCAGTGATGGTGTGCAGTTCTATACCTATAATGTTGAAACCAGCGAACTGAACTCCTTTTCTCTATTACAGCTCTATCAGCATAGCAACAACAGTTACGTCTATATTAATGACGCTATCTTTGTCGAAACCAAGTGGGCGTTGGCGACGACTTCAGGCGTATACCTATCAGAGGGCAGCAAGTTTAATCATGTTGTCTCATCGGGCAAAAATTACATTGAGAAAGTGTATTACTCCCATACTCGTCGTGAAATCTTAGTCGGCACTTTAAAAGGCGCGTTGATATTTAATATCTATGAGCCAGGCAAACCTGTTATTCGAATTGGCGCTTCTCATGTCTTAACCTTTGCTGAAACCAATCAAGAATACTGGGTAGGGACAGAGCAAGGTCTTTATTTGTATTCCTTCTTAACTGGCGAAGTAACCCAAGTGACACCAGCAAGTTTTCTGGAGCTAGAGCTCGCCAGTACCAAAATTTACTCGTTGCTGAACGATAATATGGGGGGAATGTGGATTGCCACCAACCAAGGCATTCGCTATTACTCTCTGTTTAGTAAAAAGTTTGAGCGAATCACGTTCAGTAGTTATGACCAACAAATGCTCTCTGGTCGTATTCGGCAGACGCTTACCGGACCCGATGGGGCACTTTGGTTTGCGGACGATCATAAGTTGTATCGCTCGAACAATGGCAGTATTACCGATGTGTTGAATGTGTCGTCACAAATTAACGAATTTGCTTTTCAGGGAGAAAGGCTCTGGGTTGCTACGTCCACGGGTTTGGAAATATATAGCCTGAAAAACTTACAGCAGGTGACATTCCCTTACCTGCAAGTCATCGCAGGCAAGACAATCGATCATATTACCGCTGATGGCCCGAATCGCCTTTGGATATCCAGTGGTTATCAGCTATTTAATATTGATGCTGTTAACCAGGCTATGAGAAATTTTGGCAGCGAATGGTTAGTGAGTAAGTTCTTACCCGCGAAGATTACGCGTCTGTACGACAAGGAAGAGTTGCTGCTGATAGGGACAGACCACGGCGTTTACGAGTATGACGGAGAGCGAATTCGCTTTAACCACTTTTCAGAAAAGTACGGTGAATCACTCGATATTATTACCGCAAATGATGGCTCACAGTGGTTTGCTTCCGCCTATGGCGTTTTCAGAACCATTCCGGGCAGCAGTGAAAAACAAGTGATGGAGATGAGTGTCGCAAACTCTCGCCCAGCTTGTTTGCTTAGTGATTCGGAAGGGGTGTGGCTTGCTTCTTCTGTTGGCTTAAGTTACTACCATTTATCTGGGCAGCTCATGAAGCATTACTCTTCTTCATCGGGCCTTATCAATAATGAATTCTTACCAGGCATTTGTAATGTTATCCGTCGTGCTGAAGATAGTGATCGCCAACTTATCTTTGGCTCTCAGTATGGGTTAGTTAAAGTTGACTCGTCTAAATTGCTGGTATCTAACACGCCAGAATCTAAGCTTATTGTTAGCCAAGTCATGCTGGAAAATGAAGTGATGCAAGTGGGTAGTGCCGACTTAGAAGAGATGAAGCTGCCTTATGGGTCGTCCCTTAGTTTCCTTTTTGGTGTGATGCCCAAGCCTGACAATCAGAATTTGTATTATCGCTTAAATGAAAGTGAAAAATGGCAAACGTTAGAAGGTGGGCAATTAACGTTAGAACACCTTAATTCTGGCGATTACCACTTACAGGTTAGTAATGACTTACAACTGGCTTCGGGTCTGATTGGATTAGATTCCAGATTTACAGTGCTTAAACCATGGTATCTATCGAAGTTGGCCATATCGGGTTTTACCTTGGCTGTTATTGCGGTTCTTGCCCTTCTAACGTACTCGCGCTCACGCTATGTGCTGCAAGCTAACCGAGATCTGGCAGCTCAAGTTACGCTAAAAACCAACCAGCTGCGCCATCAAAGTCGAGTGCTGTTGACCAGTAACCAACAATTGAGAAAGCAGATTCAGGTAAGAAACCTGCTGGTGGATCATGTTGCTCAATCGATAAAGTCGAGTATTGATTCGATCGTGAACAAGCTTCCTAGTGATGTGGATTCGGTAACTCAAGACCATTTATCCAAGACCTACTGGCAATTGAACGAGCTTAAAAGTGCTCCTGAAGACACCAGCAGCGGCAGTCAAAATTACAACTTAAGTCAGATAACCCAATCGGTGGTGGATGTTTGGCGCGAGGACTTTTCAAAAGCAGGCATTAATGTCGAACTGCAAGATGAGCAAAAGGCGAGCCGCATTTCACTAGAGAGCTTCAACCTTGATGTCATTTTTAACAGCATCTTTGCCAACATCATCAAGCGCTCGTTCCGGGGACAGTTGGTTAAATTAACACTGGAAGAGGGCGATGATATTGTCTCGCTGAGCTTCATTGACCATGGTACTCAGTTGCCAAGTAAAGCATCGACAATACGTCCAACGAGCACCAACAATGTTGACTTAAGTATGGATAACCTGCCTCAATTAGTTGCAGCCAGTGGCGGTCATTTATCGATGTTCACTTCTGATGCTCAAAATAAGATAGAGATTACGTGGCCATGTGCTCAAGAGCCAAGTCATGTTGAGGAGGCGCTTCCTGAGTTTGCTCAGACACAGCAACCTCAACAAGAAGAGATGTCGCCTGAGCAAGAGTGGTTAATGAAAGTGTATCAGTTAGTGGCTGAGCACTACCACGACCCAGAGTTTGGTACGGCATCTGCCGCTAAGATGTTGTTTATGTCTGAGCGAAGCTTGCAGAGACGATTTAAGTCGGCGTCGTCCAGAACACTAAAAGATTATGTAACGGAAGTCAGGTTGGAGACCGCATGTGAGCAGTTGCTAGCTGGTGAGAAGATCAGTGAAGTTGCCTTCAACTGTGGCTTCAATGACCCATCCTACTTTAGCCAGAAGTTTAAATTACACTTTGGGTTACCGCCGTCTAAGTTCGCGATGACACAAGAGAGCCAAACAAGCCCATAG
- the argS gene encoding arginine--tRNA ligase codes for MNIQALINDKVSQALEATGAPAGSPAAVRQSAKPQFGDYQANGVMGVAKKLGTNPREFAQKVLDVLDLDGIASKTEIAGPGFINIFLSEEFLAKQAEAALADSRLGVAADEAQTIVADYSAPNVAKEMHVGHLRSTIIGDAVVRTLEFLGHKVIRANHIGDWGTQFGMLIANLERVQQESGEVSMELADLEGFYRESKKLYDEDEEFAVKARNYVVKLQSGDEFCAEMWKKLVDVTMIQNQRNYDRLNVSLSRDDVMGESMYNDMLPKIVADLKAQGLAVEDDGAQVVFLEEFKNKDGEAMGVIVQKRDGGFLYTTTDIACAKYRYEELGADRVLYFIDSRQHQHLMQAWTIVRKAGYVPESVSLEHHAFGMMLGKDGKPFKTRAGGTVRLADLLDEAEVRAAQLIESKNPELAEDEKKAIANTVAMAAVKYADLSKHRTTDYVFDWDNMLAFEGNTAPYMQYAYTRVASVFAKAGISMDDLQGEIKITDEKEKALIAKLMQFEEAVQSVAREGQPHIMCSYLFELAGQFSSFYEACPILVAEDEAVKQSRLKLAALTAKTIKQGLSLLGIDTLERM; via the coding sequence GTGAATATCCAAGCACTTATTAATGACAAAGTATCTCAGGCTCTAGAAGCCACTGGCGCACCTGCAGGCAGTCCTGCGGCGGTACGCCAATCAGCAAAGCCACAATTTGGTGACTACCAAGCAAACGGCGTAATGGGCGTTGCTAAAAAACTGGGTACTAACCCACGAGAATTTGCACAGAAAGTACTGGATGTTCTAGACCTAGACGGTATTGCGAGCAAGACAGAAATCGCAGGTCCTGGTTTCATCAACATTTTCCTAAGCGAAGAGTTCCTAGCAAAGCAAGCGGAAGCAGCATTGGCTGATTCACGCCTTGGCGTTGCAGCAGACGAAGCTCAAACTATCGTTGCTGACTACTCTGCACCAAACGTTGCGAAAGAAATGCACGTTGGTCACCTACGTTCAACCATCATCGGTGATGCGGTAGTACGTACTCTTGAGTTCCTAGGTCACAAAGTGATCCGTGCGAACCACATCGGCGACTGGGGTACTCAGTTCGGTATGCTTATCGCAAACCTTGAGCGTGTACAGCAAGAGTCTGGCGAAGTTTCTATGGAACTGGCTGACCTTGAAGGCTTCTACCGTGAGTCTAAGAAACTGTACGACGAAGACGAAGAATTCGCAGTGAAGGCACGTAACTACGTTGTGAAACTGCAGAGCGGCGACGAGTTCTGCGCAGAAATGTGGAAGAAGCTGGTTGACGTAACCATGATTCAAAACCAACGCAACTACGATCGTCTAAACGTATCTCTATCTCGTGATGACGTAATGGGCGAAAGCATGTACAACGACATGCTACCTAAGATCGTAGCAGACCTTAAAGCACAAGGTCTTGCGGTTGAAGATGACGGCGCGCAAGTTGTATTCCTTGAAGAATTCAAGAACAAAGACGGTGAAGCGATGGGCGTTATCGTTCAGAAACGCGACGGCGGCTTCCTATACACAACAACGGACATCGCATGTGCGAAATACCGTTACGAAGAACTAGGCGCGGACCGCGTACTTTACTTCATCGACTCTCGTCAACACCAACACCTAATGCAAGCTTGGACTATCGTTCGTAAAGCGGGCTACGTGCCAGAGTCAGTATCTCTTGAACACCACGCGTTCGGTATGATGCTAGGTAAAGACGGTAAGCCATTCAAGACTCGTGCAGGTGGTACGGTTCGTCTTGCTGATCTTCTAGATGAAGCAGAAGTTCGTGCAGCACAGCTGATCGAATCTAAGAACCCAGAACTAGCCGAAGACGAGAAGAAAGCGATCGCTAACACAGTTGCAATGGCAGCGGTTAAGTACGCAGACCTTTCTAAGCACCGCACCACGGACTACGTGTTCGATTGGGACAACATGCTAGCGTTCGAAGGTAACACTGCACCATACATGCAATACGCTTACACTCGCGTAGCATCTGTATTCGCTAAAGCTGGCATTTCTATGGATGATCTACAAGGTGAAATTAAGATCACTGACGAGAAAGAAAAAGCGCTTATCGCAAAACTTATGCAGTTCGAAGAAGCGGTTCAATCTGTTGCTCGTGAAGGTCAACCACACATCATGTGTAGCTACCTATTCGAACTAGCAGGTCAGTTCTCTAGCTTCTACGAAGCGTGCCCTATCCTAGTTGCTGAAGACGAAGCCGTGAAACAAAGCCGTCTGAAACTAGCAGCGCTAACAGCGAAGACCATCAAGCAAGGTCTGTCTCTACTAGGTATCGATACTCTAGAGCGTATGTAA